Within Triticum urartu cultivar G1812 unplaced genomic scaffold, Tu2.1 TuUngrouped_contig_5642, whole genome shotgun sequence, the genomic segment CGAAGCCCTCGCGCATTAAGTCGCCGGCCAGCCCCACCACCTTGTCCGCGACGAAGGCATCGAACCCGGCGCCGTGCCGCTCCCGCAGCATCCCGAACAGCTCCTTCCCCACCACCTGCGAACCACGTCGATCTCGATCAATAATTCTTCATTTGCAATCCGTGTTtgatacatgcatgcatgcactgtGGATCCACCACCCCGCATGGTATCTCGGTAACTTTTGGTAAAAACTATAAATTGCTTCTGCAGGGCAGGACAATCGACCCGTGCAACTGTCTGCAACTGTAAATTGCCCACACCTATACAATGAAGGATCAGTGAATGCATATGAAGAAATGAAGAGGGGCCAGGCGTACTGGAAGCGTGTTTTTCCGGCTTGCTAGATGGAGTAGGAGTAAGGTGGAGGACCAAGCGTACTGCCCATTGTCTCTGCTCTGGATCTTCTTGGCACTACTCAATAACTACACCAGCTAGAGTAGATTACACTCTTTTCTTTTTTGCAGACGCAATAATAGAACGTAATTAGGTAACCAAAATATTATTGCATTTATTTATGTTTATTGTTGAACATGCTAGGTTTAGTTAGAATTTGATGCAATCAGGCAACCAAAACATTATTGCAGACTTGCAGTGCACTCTGAATTCTGAATTCTCAAGTTGACGAAGCTGTAGTAAGTGGTGCCAGTGCCAGATGGTGCCCTGCCCTCGTCATTTCCAAGCACCAGCCAGCcagccatgcatgcatgcaggcTGCACACTGGCCGGCTAGCTAGGTGGTGGTGCAGTACCAGTTGTGCACTGCATGCGGCAGAGGCCATTGAAAACTTCTGAGTCGAGTCGACCTGACCAAACCTACCGGCCTACCCACACAATAACTCCTCATACGACTCCTAGGAATACACTCAGCTCCGCTACTTCGCCGCCGGTTTATTTATCATCCTGCCGCGGGTTTTCCCCAGGTTTCCGGTTTCCAAGACCGGGCATGAatgaaaatgttgaaattttTGCCAACCATACTCCTACTAGTGTCTGGTTTCTTGTTCAAATTAATCCTGGCATACCAAAAGCTGGCAGAATATTTGTGCATTTACCTAGTATCTAGAGAAGAATGAGCGGTGTACAGCTGAGATTATTCATGGCCACCTCTCATGCAGAGTATGACATGTGACTCTCAACCTCagaaagagaagaaaaaatgGCATGTGACCGACCCGAATGTTCGGCAGGCTAGCCCTATCTAATCCCGGTTTATACCTATAAGATAATTATTCTACACATGTTCATGTTTGCATCACAGATAGTAGCAGCGGGCAGCTGGACTATCTATGATTCTGTGATGAATTTGTGATATCTATGCATGTTTTGTTCCGATGCGCCACATAATGTTACTAGTATTATAGTACAGTATTAATTATAAATGGGAAAAAAAGAGAGTTGTAAGTATGAAACAGAATGAAGAGACACAGGGGAGCAGCTTGGGGGCTTCTCTGTCTGAGAGAGAACTCGCATGTGTTCCTTGCAGCATGATCTTACCAAGAACCATGCTACCGGCATGTATCCTTGTCTACTACTCTAATCTCTAGAACAGAGGAGTATTGAGAGGAGTACTGAGAGAGAGATTGAGGGAGGGGGTGCAAGGATCAACATGATGATGGGGCATGATGGACGGGCAGACAGGCACGCACCTCGGTCTCCACCCGGCGCCTCGCCGCCGCGGCGTCGGCCGCCCGCACCGGCAGGTAGATCCTCTTCACGTCCGGCTGGACCCTCAGGATCTTCTCCACCATTACTGCACAGGTCGACGAATGAGCACACAATGCAACACCAAGGACTCTCAGGATGGATGCATGAACTGTTCCTCAGAAAATAGCAAGACATGCATAGATCATCATCAGCATGCCTACTTACTCTTGCCAAGGAAGCCCGTGGCTCCGGTGATGAGGACGCTCTTGTTCCTGAAGTACTCGATGATCTTCCCCTCATCCAGCGTGCCCACCATCTTGCCTtggttttgtgtgtgtgtgaacTGTGAAGCTCGGGAGGAGAGGACAGAGACCAGGGAATGAGAGATGGAGGAGGAAGAGAGGCGTGTGCTTGGTGTGTGAGGCTTGTGTGCTCCGGCACCCACTACTTATACACGCGCAGGGCCGGCCAGCAAGGTGTTGAGGGTGGCGAAGGGGGTGTTTGTTTTTTTACCAAACGGTAGAGATTTTTTAGGGACTAAATTAGGCATTTGTGACTAAATGAAGAAGAATCTCAAGAAGAGTCTTTTTAAGACTTTTTtggacttttccaacaatgcccctccaTGCACCCATTGACCCACTACCTTATGGTGTTGTTTAATTGTTATTTTTTTATATACTAGGGGCAAGATGGTTATTTAATAACCTCTATGAAGGATCTAGAGACTTTTTAATCTTTAAAAACAAACAGGGAgagactttttagggactagggAATTTTTAAGTCTCCGAGCTACACAAACAGGACAGGGGTGGCTGGCTCGCTATTGAGTGCACGTAATTAGCAAGGGCAACACGCTTGTGCTTCCCAACCACAACCTGCTTTTCCAGCGAAACCGGAGGTGAGCGCCATAGTCAAAGTAATGCAGTAAAGTAGCAGCAGCACATAGTTTTTTTTTTTTAGAACAGCACACTAGTTAGTTAGTTAATTAAAGATCCACCAACACTCTAGTACTACTTTTTGCAGTACTGCTAATATATTTACGGAGATATGGCAGAACGAACGTTTTTCGTGGCATTTTATATTGCAGCAATATGACAATTCCTTCAAGCGAACGCAACAATCTTCACAGCAAAATCATTTTGTTTGACAGGCTTGCCATGTTTTTCTAAAGAAATTACCGTGTGTGCTATGAAGGATTTGTCATAAAAAACATTCGCAAATACCATCCCCCAGGCAAAAGGGGTCCTATGTTTATCATAAATACTCTGGATTCACCAACATGGGTTATTACTAAGGTTGGACTGGGTTTTTATTTATGATTTTTCAGCCTATATTCTGATTAGTTGGAGATTTTGGCCAGACAAGTGTGGACAAGTAAGACTCTCAGGCGAGTCGTCCAGCTCCAGTAGGTCAACAAGTACTGAACATTAGGAGGAAAAAAAGAGTAGGGGCACTCTGAAGATTTACCAACACAGGTTATTTATTAATTTTCATCTTTTTCTGGATAATGCAGAAAAGCTAGCGTGTCCTTGACAACCAATGagaagcacataatatattttcTGATGGGAGGTGTTTGGTCAGCTAAATAATAATGCAAGGATTAATACTACCGTACCTACTTTTGCTTGCTTGCCCTGGTTCAAATTGAGTCGCCTAGTACTCAATTAATGCGTGAGTGGTGGAATAATTTTTATACTACTGCAAAAACACTCAATTAATGCgtttgttttttttttcaaaaaattgtGTTTAACAATGCATTAGGCTGatcatagtggagagtaacttATACTACTCCCTctttccatctatatagggcctaatgcgtttttcgaggctaactttgaccaaatattagagcaataatatatgacatgcaacttacacaaagcacaccgttaaattcgtatgtgaaaggagctttcaatgatataattttcacattgtgcatgtcatgtactattaatcttgtcaatagtcaaaggcgatcttaaaaaacacattaggccctatatagatggaaggagggagtagtgtcatacatatggcactagtctaagttactaccttcatagtgcaaagtaacaaaGTAGTAGTGTCATAGATGTCTTCATTTATTAGCTTGCAGACTCATCCTTTTTCGGGAAGTGCTATGTTACGGTAACATTTATGTTACTCTAAGCACCTCTCTCCTTATTAActacatgccacataagcaaaattttcttgaagtgcgctatgttactacctaagttactcccactatgactagccttacttgcaatgcatgcatgcataaagtacatgcattggtcaattttctcttaatacttgcatgcaatgatttaatgtaCCTTAGAATTTGAACATGTGATGGAGAACAACTAAACGGAGTCTTATAAACggaaaactaaaattttgagataaaccctataaaccggaaaggggTAGGTCAACAAGTACTGATGAACATCAGAATAGTACAAAAATTCACCAATACCGATTTCCTGACTGTTTGGATAATGCATAAGCTAGTGTGTCCTTGACAAACAACACGAAGCAAAGAACATGCAAAATTAAATAGTAACATGTTTC encodes:
- the LOC125529497 gene encoding alcohol-forming fatty acyl-CoA reductase-like gives rise to the protein MVGTLDEGKIIEYFRNKSVLITGATGFLGKIMVEKILRVQPDVKRIYLPVRAADAAAARRRVETEVVGKELFGMLRERHGAGFDAFVADKVVGLAGDLMRE